A region of the Oceanispirochaeta sp. genome:
ATAGATATTTGAGAGCATGGTTCTGGCGAGTTGATATTCACCGTTCTTACCCATCCGATTCAATATCAGTGCCCAGCAAAGGAGTTGAAATGGTTCACCCGAATCGTCTGGAAACTCCTTTTCAAAACAGCGCAGAAACTCTGAGGATCTACGATTATCAGCCAGAAGGAAATAGAGATAGAAAAGATAGTATCTGGCACCAGCTCCGTCATCAATAAAACCATACTCCCGCTTGAAAGCAGATAATTGTGAACGGATTTTAGTAATTCTGTTGGAGAGACCTTTCGCTGTTTTGGGGATACTCATGCCTTAGATCCTACCCTATGGTTTCTATTGTTTTGTCGTATATAAAGATACAGATTCTGTGTCTGAATAATAAATCATGTATACTGGCTTCTTACAGATACTTCATTTCTATTGTAGGACAACATGGATAGAATAATCTATAAAATAATATCATCACTCTCTGATCTCTCAGAAGATATAACAAAGAATGATATGGTAAAGAAGCTGAACAGTCTCTTTAAAGGGGAAGAGCTTCATTCTCTAACAAAATCATTGAGAGATTACCGGAAGGAATCGCGGGGAAAGATTCAAAGAGAGCACAGTAACTAATTCCATCAGATATTCTTACTGATTGAAGTCTACCAGGATATTATTGGTATTGTCGGAGAAAATTGGCATAAGAGTCCTTCCTCATTTCAAGACGATACAAAATACAAGATCTATGCTGTAAGCTCTCTATTCATTAAATCAAGCCAGACAGTACTAGATATGTTGTCCTTACTGGAGAGCGGATCACTTGTTCCAACATTGGTTCTCTGGAGAATAATATATGAGAATTACATCATCTCCAGATATCTACTCGACAACACAGATGATATGTCAGAACGTTTTAATGATCATTGGTTGATCACTGAGAATCGTATAAGGAAAGGCGGAAATGAAGCAATAGCCAGTAAGATTGCTTCTCTCATTGAGAAATATGGACCGAGGTATCAGGATAATTATGGCTGGGCAGGAAGCAAAAAAAATGAAAAGGGAAGGTTTAACTCTTTTGCTGCAATTCATAATCAGATGAAGAGTAAAGAGTTCTTCGAGATGTATTCCTTTACTTCAGACATTATCCATTCCTCTTCATACTCGGTAAACAGATCTATTTTCTCTGATGGTCGTTATGGGAATACTGATATGATTGGCACGTTCTTTGATGATTTTCGCTTACCAATCGAGTGGACGCTCCAGGTGATGGAAAAGTTTGTTGGCATAATACTTGAATACTTCTACTTTGAAGATCCATATGAGAAGAAATCTCTATGTCAGATTATCGAAGTTCTATCGTTATCAATTATTGCTGAATCGGGCAGAAAATAGTCCTGAATATCATAGATCCAGTTTCATGTACTCCTTGAAACACGGCAGGTCGTGAGTCAATCTACCCCCGAAGACACACCTGTAGACACAACAGAAGTCAAGATACGGTTAAGAGCCCTGAAAGGGGAGATGAGCCGAACTGAAATGAAGGGGAAACTGAGCCTGTAGGATGAAAAGAATTTCCGCCTCAGATACATTCAGATGGCCCTTGAAGCCGGACTCATTGAACGCACCATCCCCGTGAAACCCAACAGACGTCTGCAGAAGTACAGGCTCAGTAACAGGTAAAGCAGTGTTGTTACAATATTATGCAGAAGGGAACAGGGACTCGAAGCCCCTTTGGCCTGAATGAAATAACACAGGGGCTGTGGTACAGCCCCGGTAGGACTTAACAACTTCAGGCGCGCGAATAACTGGAGCGGAAGCCGGACAGTACAGGACGTCCGGTGCCAGCCAGGGGC
Encoded here:
- a CDS encoding DUF5677 domain-containing protein, whose product is MYAVSSLFIKSSQTVLDMLSLLESGSLVPTLVLWRIIYENYIISRYLLDNTDDMSERFNDHWLITENRIRKGGNEAIASKIASLIEKYGPRYQDNYGWAGSKKNEKGRFNSFAAIHNQMKSKEFFEMYSFTSDIIHSSSYSVNRSIFSDGRYGNTDMIGTFFDDFRLPIEWTLQVMEKFVGIILEYFYFEDPYEKKSLCQIIEVLSLSIIAESGRK